The sequence TGTAAGAAGTATTATATAGATCGGACGGTCGAAAAAGGAACTTGAGGTGCGGAAGTCAttacaaatatagtatataccagAAGATATAAAGTAGCAATGCCATAATCAATCATGTAATGACGCCATTTCTGTAGAATTGCTCCCAAGGATTGGGTGCAAACTAGGCAATGTTGTCCTTTCGCTAAGGACATATTTTAATTGTTAGACGAATTGCTTTAACGGATATTTTTGGGGGGTTctgaaaccttcgaactggttgttAAATCCTTTTAAATGAAtaggttgttacagtaactgaGTTTCCTGTATTTTCAATGACCAATGTTGATCCAACTGATGAGCTCAAAGGAATCTCTGCTTTTCTGTTCCCCTGTGGACTAtaatctcatatatctatctacgtGAAAAGGGAAGACTAAAAGctcatgtatatactatatacatacacacacacacacacacacacacacacacacatatatatatatatatatatatatatatatatatatatatatatatatatatatgaaaatgcagaGGCgtagtactataggcctagtgttcctctctctcgccaataaaaaaaaacaaagctttaaggattttcattttcattttcattccaacCTTGACCTAATCCTGCGTCAATAtttataatcaaattaattaatccattaactagagagagagagagagagagagagagagaggctttggtCCCAAGGTAGGTAGCGAACACGAGAGCCCCCACCCGCTTGGTAGCAGAGGCGAAATGGAAGATGTGAATTGCCACCAGCATTTTGACCCAACTGCCATTTTGACTCCATGACCATCGTAGTCAATATAAGAATGAAGCTGAATCGAAGATAATACTTGATCAATCATGGAGTGGActaatgaacaataaaaaaaatgacagaacagaggaatgaaaGCCGAGATTGAGGGCAGTACTACTTGAGTAACCACCCTCATCCTATGAACAGAAGGATATGGAAAGGACACCACAGAGGACACAGTGGAGTATGGCTATGGGCTCGAAGGTCAAGGCGAAATGTGCTCGACGTTTGATGCagcagaaaaaaccaaaccaTCATTTCCGCGGACATAATGACCACTAATTAGGTACGTACGTACTCAGCCTCCTGCAATCCCTATCTTCGATGCGTGCATAGCAACAGTTGCTTGATGTTGGCCAACATATTCCAAGAGTGGGGATGTATATATTAGCAGATATCTTGATGAAGCAGAAAAGTGGCGTCCTGGACAGAATAACGTTTGCAGAGCAGGCAGGGACCCACTTAACCAGAaaccccccaacccaaccccaaccccaaccccaggCAGATCCAGAGCCTCACGCCAAAACCTTTCTCCTCCCAAGTTCGTTGACAAGGCTGTCGACAAAAACGAAATACAATTGACTTCGGAAGGCAAGAATGTCCCAAACAGAAGATAAAAACGAGTAGGTATGTCCTTCTTAAATATGCAGAAATCATTAGTCATTACTTTCCTAAACAATTTACTGCTAGGAAATGACAATTAGTCATTACTTCCCAAAACAATCTTCtgttatgaaatgataaaaatgaccCAAAGAGAAGGAAGATAAAACGGGAAGGTCTGGCTTTCCTAAATATCCAGAAATCACTAGTCATTACTTTCCTGAACAATGTACTACTGCTAGGAAATGAGGTGTTAACGATGCCTATACAGGTAGTGGGAAAATGAAGCATGCATTACAAATGAAAATGGCCCCAAAATAATTGGCACAGAAAATAGGCGTCCTTTCCTTCATTTGATTTGACTTTGGAACAAAAACTTGCTGCTGGCCAATGTCACTCGGAACGCAGGGAAAATGGGCCAAATCTCGCATCAAAATACGCAAAACGCAGGCAACATAAAAATGTACATCAAATAATATCAAAACGGTCATTCTAACCCTTTTCCTGgacagaaataataatacatttaagaATAACAAGACAGTTTTGCGTCTCATTTCCATTGATATCGCCAGACTGCATTTTCATTCCTTGTTAACTAACTGCCTCTCTCTACCATGCATacaaataagtgtgtgtgtatggtggggTTTGATCAATATGAATAGttttcaattataataataataataataataataataataataataataataaataataataataattaataataataaaagctataaacaaatgggcagtgccagtaatcagatacagcgcaggaatagtggaatggacgaaggcagaactccccagcatagatcagaaaaccaggaaacatatgacaatacacaaagcactacacccaagagcaaatatggacagactatacataacacgaaaggaaggagggagaggactactaagtatagaggactgcgtcaacatcgagaacagagcactggggcaatatctgaaaaccagtgaagacgagtggctaaagagtgcatgggaagaaggactaataaaagtagacgaagacccagaaatatacagagacaggagaatgacaaacagaacagaggactggcacaacaaaccaatgcacggacaatacatgagacatactaaagagctagccagcgatgacacatggcaatggctacagaggggagagctaaagaaggaaactgagggaatgataacagcggcacaagatcaggccctaagaaccagatatgttcaaagaacgatagacggaaacaacatctctcccatatgtaggaagtgaaatacgaaaaatgaaaccagaaaacacataacaagcgaatgcccggcacttgcacagaaccagtacaaaaagaggcatgattcagtagcaaaagccctccactggagcctgtgcaagaaacatcagctaccttgcagtaataagtggtacgagcaccaacctgagggagtgatagaaaacgatcaggttaagatcctctgggactatggtatcagaacggatagggtgatacgtgcaaatagaccagacgtgacgttgattgataaagtcaagaagaaagtatcactcattgatatcgcaataccatgggacaccagagttgaagagaaagagagggaaaaaatggataagtatcaagatctgaaaatagaaataagaaggatatgggatatgccagtggaaatcgtacccatgatcataggagcactaggcacgatcccaagatccctgaaagggaatctagaaaaactagaagctgaagtagctccaggactcctgctgTTAAAATATGTTGCTGACTacatttataaaatgaataaataaatgactataattcgatgaaactgcatcctaatctctctctctctctctctctctctctctcatatggtaaAGTATCAACAGTGATCAGAGACACTGATGAAAATATCCAAAATGTAtggttgcaaatatatatatatatatatatatatatatatatatgtatatatatcatacatatatatatatatatatatatatatatactatatataactatatatacatatatatatatatatatatatatatatatatatatatatatatatatatatatatacatacatacatatatatatatatatatatatatatatatatatatatatatatataaagaattttacgcttccctcatcaaataagcttaaaatcccctttttctttcattcttaattcTTTAAAACCAATTTCTTTTGTGCTataataatctgtgactgaaatatcaaaatttccagctgacttttcagttccttttccGATGGAGACATTTGCATAGTTTCTGCTGAAGCCGTTGAAGTCTTCAGGAGGAGCCTTCAGTCGCTCCAAGTCCTTCCGAAAGAAGGCTTCGCCAGGAATCTAAAAAAAGACGCATCGAAGCCGAAATGAGGTTCTGCGGAATCCCTGGAGCTCCAGTGGCATTTTCCAATTCTGACGTTTTGATCGGGTGGAAGAAAGGCAACCATGTTTGCTCTTAGTACAGTTAACATTGTTATGAAAAACTTATTGGCTCTGATCCCTACCGGATCAGTGATACTACCTGTTATAAATAAAATCCGAAACCTCGGATTACTTATTGGTACTAACGCAACAGCTCTTGCTCTGGGAGGACTTCTTGGCCGCGCACGTCAGTGCATTGAAGGACAGAAAGCACTCCAGATTGCTCAAGATGCTGCTGCAACTGCCAGAATGGACGCCGACGACGACCTTTTTTATGCCACCGAAATTATCTCTCTCCTGAAGGAAGACTGGATGGAGGCTCAGGACGAGAACCTTTTCCTCCTGGATGAGATCGACGACATGAATTTCAACGAAGCAGTTCTAATACAGACGAATGAAGACTTACTCGACCAGTTACAGGAAGAAAAAAACAACGTTGAAAAGCGAGGTAAAGACGACGACTCTGCTGAAGAGGAGAATGAACACCTGAAGAAAAAGCTCGCAGAGTTGCACGAATCATTAAtccagaaggaaaaagaaaatagaaaaatctaAATGAGCACCTcgcaggaaaagagaaagaatgtCAGGAGAACCGACAAAAAGTGGAAGAACTGAAGAGACAAGCTGAAGACAACGATTTCTACTGTGGCTACCTTGAGGAAAAAGTAAAGGCCcacgaagcagagagaaagagactgaccCAGGTGGCCACAGAACTCGAGCAGAGACTGCGAGTCTCACAGCGAGAACCAGCGTCTGTTCTCGCTAGAAATCTGGATCAAGTGAAAAATCACGGTCGTGATACGCAGGAGACTCAAGGTTTGCAGAAGGAGGCCCATATCATGGAAGCCAGAGTTCAGTCGCTTCCGAAGAAGAACAAAGATGAAAAGCCTAAGAATGATGCCTCGGCTGAAGAGAAAGCAAAAGGAAACACGTTCTACAAGCTTGGACGCCTGGAAGAAGCttgtgaatgtttcctcagaTTACTGAATGTGGCCGACGAACAAGCGGACAACAGGCTGAGACTGGGATTGTGTCTCTTGTTGCTTGGCAGACACAGCGAAGCTATAGTCCAGCTTGAAGGATTAGATGGTCGAAAAGATTTGGTTGCAGCCGCCGAAGCTCTCCAAAGAATGCAATGTCACGGCTGCCCCTACTACATCCTGGGAATTGCAGAAACGGCTAATTTGAAGGACATAGAGTGGGCCTACAGGAAGCGGGCACTcaagttcaaccctgataggTGCCAAGGGTCTGAAGAAGAGCGACAACGCAAGAAGGAAATCATGCAGAAGGTCAATTATGCCAACGGTCTCCTGCATGATGCTGAGGAAAGACGAGAATACGACGCTGTCAGGGAGTTCATCAAGGAACAAGCAGCTAGAGTGTTTGAAGATCCTCAGGAGGCCATGAAAGTAAAGAGGAAGAGACCTGGAAGGAGAGCGAAGAGGATGAACACTAAAGGACACTAGGAGGAAACAGCCCCTGATTAACCAACATGACTTGTCACCAGTTGGTGATgttgcatcgtgttccagaggagctgtgatcttctcggcccattcgatggcttgactgcaggatgggtgttcactgctgctccccccagcagcaaccagtgacgggaggtccccccacctcccacacacccatcctgcaatcaatcCCATCGACTggaccaagaagatcgcaatgcctctggaacatgatgcagcatcatcaactggtgaccagtcagaatccttcacttgggctgtttctttgtagctgtaaagacaagtcttgtgaacgtccttttcatcaggctttttggaggaaggaggaccacctctcaggatgagagccaacagctattTGGagggaggaccagctctcaggatgagagctaacagctgctcggaggctggaggacaaactctcaggatgagagccaacaactgTTTGAAGGGGCCACAGGGCACCCCCTCTCCTGCCACATGATGCCCTCTGGAATGGGTATcatgtaaaaacccataagttaatgccttctacttcatatgtgaattgggttatgcactgcataTCAAATCCCATCTTTGCA is a genomic window of Macrobrachium nipponense isolate FS-2020 chromosome 31, ASM1510439v2, whole genome shotgun sequence containing:
- the LOC135206894 gene encoding dnaJ homolog subfamily C member 7-like, encoding MFALSTVNIVMKNLLALIPTGSVILPVINKIRNLGLLIGTNATALALGGLLGRARQCIEGQKALQIAQDAAATARMDADDDLFYATEIISLLKEDWMEAQDENLFLLDEIDDMNFNEAVLIQTNEDLLDQLQEEKNNVEKREKECQENRQKVEELKRQAEDNDFYCGYLEEKVKAHEAERKRLTQVATELEQRLRVSQREPASVLARNLDQVKNHGRDTQETQGLQKEAHIMEARVQSLPKKNKDEKPKNDASAEEKAKGNTFYKLGRLEEACECFLRLLNVADEQADNRLRLGLCLLLLGRHSEAIVQLEGLDGRKDLVAAAEALQRMQCHGCPYYILGIAETANLKDIEWAYRKRALKFNPDRCQGSEEERQRKKEIMQKVNYANGLLHDAEERREYDAVREFIKEQAARVFEDPQEAMKVKRKRPGRRAKRMNTKGH